CGCCTTAACCAGCATTTCGCTGGCGTGCTGGAGCATTAGCAACACTGCTTCAGACCTTCCGTCGTCGTTGTGGCTATTGAACGCTTCCAATCCACGTTTCAGTGAAGCTATAGCGTTGGCTTTCAGAGTTTTGGCTTCCCGCTTTAACTTCACGATGCACCTACCTTCGGCCTTCTTCGAGTGGATGTTACTGCGTACGCTTCGACCCCACCACCTTCGGAAGCCGCGCTGATTGACGATACGCAGTTGTGCGGTTTCACTTTATTCGTGCCTTGACGAAACGGGTACTCGCTTGAATTGCAATGACGCGGGCTGTCAGAGCCTCCGCCTTGCGCGACGTGTCGCCGCTTGACAAGAACTTTCATTTCGAACGCAACCAACTTCCCTCGCAACAGCTCCACAGCCACTGGCATACCACCGCCTTATGTCCCCAACCACCGCGTCTTGCGCCGCCCGCATCCACATCGCTGATCACCCCGATCAGCTTGCCTTGCGCATTGAGGCTGTCGAGCGCGTCCAGCGCGACGTCGAGCGAATCCGGATCGAGGCTGCCGAAGCCTTCGTCGTGGAACAACGCGTCGGTACGGGTCTTGTGGCCTATGGCAACCGCGTTGGATCAATCAGCCGCTCGCGCGCCGGTCTGGGGGCAATCGGTGCGCACTGGCGTTCGATCATGCGTCGCACGACAGGCGCATCGCGACCGCAGTGGAGTGTCCGGATGCGCTCGGATATGGCCGCGTCGTGGTGAGTCATGCGACTGTTGTGGCGCACGTAGTCGAGCCACGTAGGCGTCTCGTAACGCTCGATCCAGACCTCGGGGTCGGCGAGATCGCGCAGCAGGGTCCAGTTGCGCGCCCCGTCGCGGCGCCGGACGCGACGTCGCTCGACCATCGCGCCCATGAACTCCCCGAGATCCGTCTCACGAATCGCGTATTCGATGGTAATCACGACCGGACCCGTTCGCCCGTCCACGGGGACGGCCGTGCTCGGCTCTTTCCACAAGTGCAGCAAATCGAGATTGAGTTCTTTCGTCTGCGCCACCGGCCACCAGCGTCCGAGCGCCGCGCCGCCTAGCATGACGACGGATGCCGCCAGCAGTGCCAGGGTGACGCTCGTGTCTGCCGCGACTTCACCCCACAGCCAGCTTCCACTCGCCAGGCCGCCAAACGCCGCCATCTGGTAGATCGACAACGCGCGCGCGACCACCCAGCGTGGCGCCGACATCTGCACGGCGACGTTGAACGTGGCAAGCGCCAACAGCCACCCGGCGCCGGCCACCAGCAACGCGGCCATCGTCACCAGCAGCTGCGTACTGACAGCGGCGATCGACCCGGCGAGGGCAAACGCGACACTGGTCCAGCCCACGATGGCCCCGGTCGACATCCGTTGGCGCAGCTTCGCGTTCCCGACGGCGCCGGCCACCGCGCCCACGCCAAACGCACCGAGCAGCAGGCCATAGGTGAGCGGTCCGCCGCCGAGCCTGTCCTTGGCGAGCAGCGGCATCAGCGCCATGAGTCCGCTTGCCGCGATACAGAACACCGCGCTGCGCACCAGAACCGTGCGAATGGCGGGCGATCCGGCGACAAAACGGACGCCCGCGCCCATGGCGATGCCGAGCGTTTCGCGCGGCAGCGTCTGCGGGTTCGCGGGTGGACGCCAGCGCAGCAGCACGACGATCAACCCGATGTTGCTGACCGCGCTCACCGCGAACGCCGCCGCGGCACCGGCGGCCGCAACGATCGCGCCGCCGATCGCGGGACCCGCGCTGCGGGCGATGTTGAAACCCATGCTGTTGAGCGCCACCGCGCCCGGCAACTCTGCCCGCGGCACCATGTCCCCGACGGACGCCTGCCACGCCGGCCCGTTGAAGGCGCTGCCGCAGCCCATCAGGAAAGTGAAAATCAGCAGCAGCCACGGCGTGATCCATCCGCTCCATGCGAATCCCGCCAGCGTGGCCGACACGATCAGCATGAAGCCCTGCGCGGCGAGCATCACCTTGCGTCGATCGAGATTGTCGGCGACCGCCCCGGCGACCAATGAGAACAACGTGATCGGCAAATAGACCGACGCCAGCACCAACGCGACCATATCGGCCGATGGCGCGATCGCAATCATCAGCCAGGAAGCGCCGACCGACTGGATGAGCACGCCTAGGTTGCTGACCGTGCTGGCGGCCCAGACCCCACGGAACACCGGGTAACGCAATGGCGACAGCGCCGAGGGGGCTTGCTCGTTGTGCACGGAGCCGGATTCGTCTGGTGTCATTCAGGTCGGCTTTTGGGAATGGATCTGCGTCCGTAGCGTAGCAGTGCGGGCATGCCCGTCCGGCGGCTCACTGTCAGGGGCACACCACCGCGCTATGCCCCATCCCGCGGGTCTTGCGCACCTGGATCTGCACCGGGATGCGCTCTTTCACCGCATCCACATGGCTGATCACGCCGATCAGCTTGCCCTGGGCGTTGAGGCTGTCGAGCGCGTCCAGGGCGACGTCGAGTGAGTCCGGGTCCAGGCTGCCGAAGCCTTCGTCGAGGAAGAAGGAATCGATGCGGGTCTTGTGGCTGACCAGATCCGACAGGCCCAGTGCCAGCGCGAGGCTGACCAGGAAGCTCTCGCCGCCGGACAGGGTGCGGGTGTCGCGCTGGGCGTCGGCTTGCCAGGTGTCGAGCACGCTCAGGGCCAGCCCTTTGCCGTCGCGGGCCAGCAGGTAGCGGCCGCCGTCGAGCCGCTGCAGGTGCTGGTTGGCCAGGCACACCAGCTGGTCCAGGGTCAGCCCCTGGGCGAAGGTGCGGAACCTGTCGCCCTGCGCCGAGCCGATCAGGCCATTGAGGTGCTGCCATTCCTCCAGCCTCTCGCCGGCCTCGGCGATCTGCGTGTGCAGCGCCTGCAGGCCGCTGCGCTGGGCGTGATCCAGCGCCAGCTGGGTACGGATCTGCGTGGCCTGATCGCGCGCCTGCTCCACGGCGGCTTCGCTGGTCTGTGCGTCCGCAATGAGTTGCGCCAGATCCGCGTCGCTGCGGGGCGTGGCCTGCAGTTCGTCGCAGCGCTCGCGCAGTTGCGTGGCACGGCTGCGGATGTCGGCGAGTGTCTGGGTCAGCGCGTCCTGCTGGGTCTGCAGCCGTTCGCGTTCTTCCGGCGGCAGCCGCGCGGCCAACAGTGCATCGTGGTGGGCGAAGCCGCGTTGCTGGAGCGCCGCTTCGAGCTGGCTTGTGGTGTGGGCGAGATCCTGCGAACGGCTCTCCAACAACACCTCGGCCGCATGCAACGCTGACGCGGCGCGCTGCACCTGTCGCTGCACCTGCTCCAGCTCGGTGACGGCGTGGCGTAGCGCGGCGGCGGGCTCGGCTACCGGGGCGAGCGCCTCACCGGGTGTTGCTGCGTGGCCGCTTTGATCCCAGCGCTGCTGCCAATGCCCGCCCTGCTCGCCCGCCTGTTTTGCTTTGCTGCGGTGCTCGACCAGCGCGTGCTGCAGGCGCTGCAGTTCGGAATCGCGTTGGCGCCATTGCGACCACTCGTGCCCGCGCTCGCTCAGCCATGCTTCCGCGTCGGTGGGCAGCGCACGGTCCGGCAGGTCGGCGGACAGCTGCTGACGCAGGCGCTCGGCTTCGCTAACGGCTGCATCGTGACGCTCACGCTGCTCCTGCTCACGGCCCGCGGCCATCGTCAGCGATTCGCGCAGGACATGGAGTCGGGTGTCGTGACGCTCCAACGCCAATTGCTGTTCGTCGCGTTGCTTGTTCGCGACCTGCACGGCGGCGTGCCATTGCTCCAGCTTGGCGACCTGCTCGCTCGCCTGTTTGCCCTGCATGCCGACGGCGGTGAGTTCGACGGCCAATGCCGACTGCTCGTCGCCGTCGGCAAAGGTCAGCCGCAGCGCGGCGCAGCGTGACGCCCATTCTTCGGCGAGCGTGGCGTTTTGCGCGCCCAATGCCTGCAGGTGGTGTTCGGTACGGGTCAGGTCGGCTTGCCTGGACGCATGCTGGACCTCACAGCGCCGGTGACGCT
This genomic interval from Lysobacter ciconiae contains the following:
- a CDS encoding MFS transporter, with protein sequence MHNEQAPSALSPLRYPVFRGVWAASTVSNLGVLIQSVGASWLMIAIAPSADMVALVLASVYLPITLFSLVAGAVADNLDRRKVMLAAQGFMLIVSATLAGFAWSGWITPWLLLIFTFLMGCGSAFNGPAWQASVGDMVPRAELPGAVALNSMGFNIARSAGPAIGGAIVAAAGAAAAFAVSAVSNIGLIVVLLRWRPPANPQTLPRETLGIAMGAGVRFVAGSPAIRTVLVRSAVFCIAASGLMALMPLLAKDRLGGGPLTYGLLLGAFGVGAVAGAVGNAKLRQRMSTGAIVGWTSVAFALAGSIAAVSTQLLVTMAALLVAGAGWLLALATFNVAVQMSAPRWVVARALSIYQMAAFGGLASGSWLWGEVAADTSVTLALLAASVVMLGGAALGRWWPVAQTKELNLDLLHLWKEPSTAVPVDGRTGPVVITIEYAIRETDLGEFMGAMVERRRVRRRDGARNWTLLRDLADPEVWIERYETPTWLDYVRHNSRMTHHDAAISERIRTLHCGRDAPVVRRMIERQCAPIAPRPARERLIDPTRLP